In Chanodichthys erythropterus isolate Z2021 chromosome 18, ASM2448905v1, whole genome shotgun sequence, the following are encoded in one genomic region:
- the nipal3 gene encoding NIPA-like protein 3 produces MSSEVRMSSVRMARENSVTEDSYTENLIGTLLAIFGNLLVSIAVSIQKQSHVTLAGNKDPRQYYYTKTWWFGLVLMVLGEGALFVSYAFAPLSLIAPLNAVSVITSSILGFLFLREKWKAQEFLKRYILTFLGCVLTAGGTYLFVTFGPNSHEKLNAENIVKHVIGWPVLLYLLLGIITFCLVLYFYKRRNANYLVLILLLVALLGSVTVITVKAVSGMIVLSILGPLQLSYPIFYVMFVCMVASVVFQASFLAQASHLYDSCLIACVNYIFSTTFAIVSGAIFYQEFNHEDVLHICMFLLGCSMCFLGVFLITKSKRKVKAFEPYVTMDMAKGIPTIHNKGWAVQPDYNGSFSYGALQNNDSVGPVTLPVNQERSASPSPVSPYQSSDLKKD; encoded by the exons ATGTCATCTGAAGTAAGGATGAGCAGCGTGAGGATGGCACGAGAGAACAGTGTGACGGAAGACTCTTACACC GAAAACCTCATTGGTACATTGTTAGCTATCTTTGGAAACCTGTTAGTCAGCATCGCAGTCAGCATTCAG AAACAAAGTCATGTGACATTGGCGGGAAATAAAGACCCGAGGCAATACTACTACACTAAGACCTGGTGGTTTGGCCTGGTGCTGATGGTTCTGGGGGAGGGCGCCCTGTTTGTGTCTTACGCATTTGCTCCGCTCTCTCTCATAGCTCCACTTAATGCCGTGTCTGTCATAA CAAGCTCCATCTTAGGATTCCTGTTTTTGCGGGAAAAGTGGAAGGCACAGGAATTCTTGA AGCGCTACATCTTGACTTTCCTGGGCTGTGTCTTGACGGCGGGTGGCACTTACCTCTTTGTGACATTTGGACCGAACTCCCATGAGAAGCTGAATGCGGAGAACATAGTAAAACATGTTATTGGCTGGCCTGTCCTCTTATACTTG CTTCTGGGGATCATCACGTTCTGTCTGGTGCTGTATTTCTATAAACGTCGGAATGCAAACTACCTTGTCCTGattttgctgctggtggcactACTTG GTTCGGTGACTGTAATCACAGTGAAGGCGGTTTCAGGGATGATTGTGCTTAGCATCTTGGGTCCTCTACAGTTGTCGTATCCCATATTCTACGTCATGTTCGTCTGCATGGTGGCCTCTGTTGTCTTTCAAGCATC ATTTTTAGCACAGGCATCTCATCTGTATGATTCCTGTCTTATCGCCTGTGTGAATTACATTTTCTCCACAACATTTGCAATTGTGTCAG GAGCCATATTTTATCAGGAGTTTAACCATGAAGACGTTCTGCACATATGCATGTTTCTGTTGGG ATGTTCTATGTGCTTTCTTGGAGTGTTCCTGATCACTAAAAGCAAGAGGAAGGTCAAAGCCTTTGAACCATATGTTACTATGGACATGGCAAAAG GTATTCCAACCATTCACAACAAAGGCTGGGCTGTGCAGCCTGACTATAATGGCTCGTTTTCCTATGGAGCACTGCAGAACAACGACAGTGTGGGTCCTGTGACGCTCCCAGTGAACCAAGAGCGGTCAGCCTCTCCCAGTCCTGTTAGCCCGTACCAATCATCAGACCTGAAGAAAGACTGA